In Stutzerimonas stutzeri, a genomic segment contains:
- the pheS gene encoding phenylalanine--tRNA ligase subunit alpha yields the protein MENLDALVSQALEAVQHSQDINALEQIRVQYLGKKGELTQVMQTLGKLSAEERPKAGALINAAKSQVQNELNARKADLEQAALSAKLAAERIDVTLPGRGEVSGGLHPVTRTLERIEQFFSHIGYSVAEGPEVEDDYHNFEALNIPGHHPARAMHDTFYFNANMLLRTHTSPVQVRTMESQQPPIRIVCPGRVYRCDSDITHSPMFHQVEGLLVDESISFADLKGTIEQFLRVFFEKPLGVRFRPSFFPFTEPSAEVDMQCVMCSGKGCRVCKQTGWLEVMGCGMVHPNVLRMSGIDPEKYQGFAFGMGAERLAMLRYGVNDLRLFFDNDLRFLAQFR from the coding sequence GCGCTTGAGGCGGTGCAACATAGTCAAGACATCAATGCCCTGGAGCAGATCCGGGTTCAGTATCTCGGCAAGAAGGGCGAGCTGACCCAGGTCATGCAAACCCTGGGCAAGCTCTCCGCGGAGGAGCGTCCTAAAGCGGGTGCGCTGATCAACGCTGCGAAGAGTCAAGTCCAGAACGAATTGAATGCCAGGAAGGCAGATCTTGAACAGGCTGCCTTGAGTGCCAAGCTGGCCGCTGAGCGGATCGACGTGACCTTACCTGGCAGGGGGGAGGTCTCCGGTGGGCTGCATCCGGTAACGCGTACGCTTGAGCGGATCGAGCAGTTCTTCAGTCATATCGGTTACAGCGTTGCCGAGGGCCCGGAGGTCGAAGACGACTACCACAACTTCGAAGCGCTCAATATCCCAGGCCACCATCCGGCCCGGGCGATGCATGACACCTTTTACTTCAACGCCAACATGCTTCTGCGTACCCATACCTCGCCGGTTCAGGTGCGCACTATGGAGTCGCAGCAGCCACCCATCAGGATCGTCTGCCCGGGTCGTGTCTACCGGTGTGATTCAGATATCACCCACTCGCCGATGTTCCATCAGGTCGAAGGCTTGCTCGTCGATGAGAGCATCAGCTTTGCGGACCTGAAGGGCACCATCGAGCAGTTCTTGCGGGTGTTCTTCGAAAAGCCGCTGGGTGTCCGTTTCCGTCCATCGTTTTTTCCGTTCACCGAGCCGTCTGCCGAAGTGGACATGCAGTGCGTCATGTGCAGCGGAAAGGGATGTCGCGTATGCAAACAGACCGGCTGGCTCGAGGTGATGGGCTGCGGCATGGTCCATCCAAATGTGCTGCGCATGTCCGGTATCGATCCGGAAAAATACCAAGGCTTCGCTTTCGGTATGGGAGCCGAGCGGCTTGCCATGCTGCGTTATGGCGTCAACGACTTACGCCTGTTCTTCGATAACGACCTGAGGTTCCTGGCGCAATTTCGCTAG